The Opitutales bacterium ASA1 genome window below encodes:
- a CDS encoding HDOD domain-containing protein yields MVDILKLIKAANEMAPLPASSVRLAQLVQDPDAGLDDLGEVVALDQALTVRMLRMANSAFSASETRVSDVREAVMRLGAAQVLAFAISTHARAMMTKPLSRYGMEENALWKHSVRAALAIECLPKVSKRSVPSAAFAAALLHDVGKLVMDRFLAADDFEAIRRAREEGGLSPLLAEAEVLQVNHAELGGVVAQHWNLPEPIVHGIIYHHEPQRVCEEVPDLVYLANLAAKSAEGGDAIKPGELELDMGVVERTGVDGAALAELAEAVGSRFDEVFQRYEAGA; encoded by the coding sequence ATGGTCGACATTCTCAAGCTCATCAAGGCCGCCAACGAGATGGCTCCGTTGCCGGCCAGTTCCGTCCGTTTGGCTCAATTGGTGCAGGATCCCGACGCCGGTCTCGACGATCTGGGCGAAGTCGTGGCACTCGACCAGGCTCTGACCGTGCGGATGCTGCGGATGGCCAACTCGGCGTTCAGCGCGAGCGAGACTCGGGTCAGCGACGTGCGCGAGGCAGTCATGCGGCTGGGTGCGGCGCAGGTGCTTGCGTTCGCCATCAGCACGCACGCGCGAGCGATGATGACCAAGCCGTTGAGCCGATACGGCATGGAAGAAAACGCGCTTTGGAAGCACTCGGTGCGCGCGGCCTTGGCGATCGAGTGTCTGCCGAAGGTCTCGAAGCGCTCCGTCCCCTCGGCGGCGTTCGCTGCCGCATTGCTGCACGACGTGGGCAAGCTGGTGATGGATCGTTTCCTCGCCGCCGACGATTTCGAGGCGATCCGGCGCGCCCGCGAAGAGGGTGGTTTGAGTCCGTTGCTGGCCGAGGCGGAAGTGTTGCAGGTCAACCATGCGGAACTCGGCGGTGTCGTGGCGCAGCATTGGAACCTGCCCGAGCCGATCGTGCACGGGATCATCTACCATCACGAACCGCAGCGGGTGTGCGAGGAGGTGCCGGATCTCGTCTATCTGGCGAACCTCGCCGCGAAGTCCGCCGAAGGGGGCGACGCGATCAAGCCGGGCGAACTCGAGCTCGACATGGGCGTCGTGGAGCGAACCGGAGTGGACGGCGCGGCGCTGGCGGAGTTGGCGGAGGCGGTGGGGTCGCGTTTCGACGAGGTGTTCCAGCGCTACGAAGCGGGGGCTTGA
- the rpoN gene encoding RNA polymerase factor sigma-54 has product MSGFSQELRQRQTQQLVLAPQLRQSLKILQVAALDLRTTIQEELQNNPTLEELPMEGVAAERPDPDSREHDENSGDRAESTADSREELQFERNFEILNRLDQDWRDHMSQSSGSGSFTQEDAERRQHFFDSLVGETSLQEHLLDQARLADLDEKEMEAISYLIGSLDNNGFLTTTLNDVALMADIPLSIVQRAHTVLKGFEPAGIGCLNLQDSLLHQLIIRGKARSIPARIVKDHFLLLTRRRIPEIARKMNLPLEEIQRAIEEIAQLDPAPGRRFGEDSNRVVVPDVVIEEIAGEWVISLTSDYIPRLRLSSSYKELLAKGTLSREEKEYLQEKMRSGRFLINSIEQRQQTIEKIAREILNRQREFFEEGVSKLKPLTMTQVAEVVGVHETTVSRAIANKYMRTPHGVFEMRYFFTSGYQSSEGESISNTSVKDMIAQLIAAEDPEKPMSDQEIVGKLAERSINIARRTVAKYREELGILPSNLRREYS; this is encoded by the coding sequence GTGAGCGGCTTTTCCCAAGAGCTGCGCCAACGGCAGACACAGCAGTTGGTCTTGGCTCCGCAACTGCGGCAGTCGCTCAAGATTTTGCAGGTCGCCGCCCTCGATCTGCGCACGACGATTCAGGAGGAGCTGCAAAACAATCCCACCCTCGAAGAGCTGCCGATGGAAGGGGTCGCCGCCGAGCGCCCTGATCCCGATTCGCGCGAGCACGACGAGAACAGCGGCGACCGCGCGGAAAGCACCGCCGACTCGCGCGAGGAACTGCAGTTCGAACGCAATTTCGAGATTCTCAATCGCCTCGATCAAGACTGGCGCGACCATATGTCGCAGAGCAGCGGTTCGGGATCGTTCACCCAGGAAGACGCCGAACGTCGGCAACACTTCTTCGATTCCTTGGTGGGTGAGACGTCCTTGCAGGAACACCTCCTCGATCAAGCGCGCCTCGCCGATCTCGACGAGAAGGAGATGGAGGCGATCAGCTACCTCATCGGCAGCCTCGACAACAACGGCTTCCTCACCACGACGCTCAACGACGTCGCGTTGATGGCCGACATCCCGCTGTCCATCGTCCAACGCGCCCACACCGTGCTCAAGGGCTTCGAGCCCGCCGGCATCGGCTGCCTCAATCTCCAAGACAGCCTGCTTCATCAGTTGATCATCCGCGGCAAGGCTCGCTCCATCCCGGCTCGGATCGTGAAGGATCATTTCCTCCTGCTCACGCGGCGGCGCATCCCGGAGATCGCGCGAAAGATGAATCTTCCCTTGGAGGAGATTCAGAGGGCGATCGAAGAGATCGCACAACTCGACCCTGCCCCGGGCCGACGTTTCGGCGAAGACTCCAATCGCGTCGTCGTCCCCGACGTGGTGATCGAAGAGATCGCCGGCGAGTGGGTCATCTCCCTGACCAGCGACTACATCCCGCGCTTGCGCCTGAGTTCCTCCTACAAGGAGCTGCTCGCGAAAGGCACGCTCAGCCGCGAAGAAAAGGAGTATCTTCAGGAAAAGATGCGCTCCGGTCGCTTCCTCATCAACTCGATCGAGCAGCGCCAACAGACGATCGAGAAGATCGCCCGCGAGATCCTGAACCGGCAGCGCGAGTTCTTCGAGGAGGGCGTTTCCAAGCTCAAGCCCCTCACCATGACGCAGGTCGCCGAGGTCGTCGGCGTCCACGAGACGACGGTGAGCCGTGCCATCGCCAACAAGTACATGCGCACGCCGCACGGTGTCTTCGAGATGCGCTACTTCTTCACCTCCGGCTACCAATCCTCCGAGGGCGAATCGATCTCGAACACGAGCGTGAAGGACATGATCGCCCAACTGATCGCCGCCGAGGATCCCGAGAAGCCGATGAGCGATCAGGAGATCGTCGGCAAACTGGCCGAACGCAGCATCAACATCGCCCGCCGCACGGTCGCCAAGTACCGCGAGGAACTGGGCATCCTCCCGAGCAACCTGCGTCGCGAGTATTCGTGA
- the erpA gene encoding iron-sulfur cluster insertion protein ErpA, whose amino-acid sequence MISLTPRAAAQVRNLQSQIADDAKRLRVFVESGGCSGFQYGMSFDEAKAEDERMLSEGVEFLIDPTSRAYMDGSVIDFDDGLHGKGFEIRNPNAESTCGCGKSFN is encoded by the coding sequence ATGATTTCCCTGACTCCGCGCGCGGCTGCGCAAGTGCGTAACCTTCAGTCCCAGATCGCCGACGATGCGAAGCGTCTGCGTGTGTTCGTCGAGTCCGGAGGATGTTCGGGCTTCCAGTACGGGATGTCTTTCGACGAAGCGAAGGCCGAAGACGAACGGATGCTGTCGGAAGGCGTGGAGTTTCTGATCGATCCGACGAGCCGCGCGTACATGGACGGTTCGGTGATCGATTTCGACGACGGATTGCACGGCAAGGGGTTCGAGATCCGCAATCCGAACGCGGAGAGCACCTGCGGGTGCGGCAAGTCGTTCAACTGA